Proteins from a single region of Pyrus communis chromosome 6, drPyrComm1.1, whole genome shotgun sequence:
- the LOC137737903 gene encoding casparian strip membrane protein 1-like, protein MHISIKACLPLSLQIRTNHCRAQLQRKELRRKKMKAGGGPVVEATEASKPIPKIKVRKLLSVLDFTLRVVAVLGTLASAIAMGTSRETLPFAARSVRFRARYKDLPTLTFFVVTNSIVCVYLVLSLPVSIVHIIWTAAVNSRIILIISDMVMMGLVTAGASAATAIVYLAHYGNPSTNWFAFCQQFNSFCERISGSLIGSFVAITVLVLLIIMSSAAISRR, encoded by the exons ATGCACATTAGTATAAAAGCTTGCCTTCCCCTGTCACTCCAGATCAGAACCAACCACTGTAGAGCTCAGCTTCAAAGAAAAGAACtgaggagaaaaaaaatgaaggcgGGAGGAGGACCAGTTGTTGAGGCTACGGAAGCATCGAAACCGATCCCAAAAATCAAGGTGAGGAAATTGCTCTCTGTCCTAGACTTTACTCTTCGAGTCGTTGCAGTCCTCGGAACATTAGCCAGTGCCATAGCTATGGGAACTAGCAGGGAAACACTTCCCTTCGCTGCGCGGTCAGTTCGCTTCAGGGCTCGGTACAAGGATCTTCCCACGTTAAC GTTCTTTGTGGTTACCAATTCTATCGTATGCGTCTACCTTGTGCTTTCCCTTCCTGTATCTATTGTCCATATCATCTGGACTGCAGCAGTAAACAGTAGGATCATCTTGATCATCTCCGACATG GTGATGATGGGGCTTGTAACTGCCGGAGCTTCAGCTGCTACAGCCATAGTGTACCTGGCGCACTACGGGAACCCCTCCACCAACTGGTTCGCTTTCTGTCAGCAGTTCAACAGCTTCTGTGAACGCATTTCCGGGTCTCTCATTGGCTCCTTCGTCGCCATAACTGTACTTGTATTGCTAATCATCATGTCATCCGCGGCAATTTCTCGACGTTGA
- the LOC137737902 gene encoding photosynthetic NDH subunit of lumenal location 2, chloroplastic-like yields the protein MGSFTNTTTSFLQFHIVTKPQNFRHKISLPVIRASFPGEEHEQENNATSRRKIVTTFLVTTMALGAHQHGVATPLGLAENWGVRSFIRERFFEPGLSPEDAVARIRQTAEGLHSMRDMLEAMAWRYVIFYIRLKSAYLSQDLKNAVNLVPEARRSEYAKTANELVDNMAELDYYVRTPKVYESYLYYEKTLKSIDDLVALLA from the exons ATGGGCAGCTTCACGAACACCACCACATCCTTCCTCCAATTCCACATCGTCACCAAACCCCAAAATTTCCGTCACAAAATCTCACTGCCGGTAATCAGAGCATCCTTTCCAGGAGAAGAGCACGAACAAGAAAATAATGCCACGAGTCGAAGAAAAATTGTGACAACATTTTTGGTCACTACAATGGCACTTGGGGCACATCAACACGGGGTTGCCACACCGCTTGGACTAGCCGAAAATTGGGGCGTTCGTTCGTTTATAAGGGAACGTTTTTTCGAGCCTGGACTTTCTCCCGAAGATGCAGTGGCTAGGATTAGGCAGACTGCCGAAGGGCTACATAGCATGAGGGACATGTTGGAGGCCATGGCTTGGAGGTACGTCATATTTTACATTCGTCTAAAGTCTGCCTATCTTTCGCAAGACTTGAAAAATGCTGTGAATTTGGTGCCGGAAGCTCGCCGGAGTGAGTATGCTAAGACGGCCAATGAATTGGTGGATAACATGGCAGAG CTTGATTATTATGTTCGAACGCCGAAGGTATATGAATCGTACTTGTACTACGAGAAGACATTGAAATCGATCGATGATTTGGTTGCACTACTGGCATAG
- the LOC137737311 gene encoding 2-hydroxy-palmitic acid dioxygenase mpo1-like codes for MGKTGLFDLEKHFAFYGAYHSNPVNIAIHMLFVWPILFTILLILYFTSSLLGFAVSVFGNDVVIPFNIGLLLTIIYSVFYICLDAKAGSLGALLCVICWVGSCFLGTLLGFSISWKVVLVTQIVCWTGQFIGHGAFEKRAPALLDNLAQAFIMAPFFVLLEALQMFFGYEPYPGFQAIVQAKIDAEISEWQEKKKKLIS; via the exons atggggAAGACCGGCCTGTTCGATCTCGAAAAGCACTTTGCTTTCTACGGAGCTTACCACAGCAACCCAGTCAACATAGCGATTCACATGCTCTTCGTCTGGCCAATACTTTTCACCATTCTGCTCATCCTCTACTTCACGTCCTCGCTGCTCGGTTTTGCGGTTTCGGTGTTTGGGAACGACGTCGTTATTCCTTTCAACATCGGCTTGCTGTTGACTATAATCTATTCGGTGTTCTACATCTGTTTGGACGCAAAAGCTGGCTCCTTGGGTGCTCTGCTCTGTGTAATTTGCTGGGTTGGTAGCTGTTTCCTTGGAACCCTACTCGGATTTTCCATCTCTTGGAAG GTTGTTCTGGTGACTCAGATTGTGTGTTGGACTGGACAATTTATTGGCCATGGGGCCTTTGAG AAAAGGGCACCAGCTTTGTTGGACAATCTAGCACAGGCCTTTATAATGGCTCCCTTCTTTGTTCTGTTAGAG GCTCTGCAAATGTTCTTCGGCTACGAGCCCTACCCCGGGTTTCAAGCAATTGTTCAGGCAAAGATTGATGCTGAAATCAGTGAATggcaagagaagaagaagaaactgatATCCTAA
- the LOC137737312 gene encoding cytochrome P450 704B1, with product MEDQESNILLAFSSQDGVFMVLCMVLSWIFIHRWSQRNKKGPKTWPLVGAAIEQFTNYDRMHDWLVKYLSESNSVVVPMPFTTYTYIADPANVEHVLKTNFANYPKGEVYRSYMEVLLGDGIFNVDGELWRKQRKTASFEFASKNLRDFSTVVFRDYSLKLHSSLSRASFQGQQVDMQVETPSLQRLYCCRLDRDGFNSLDGMRNEYMFFVQELLMRMTLDSICKVGFGVEIGTLAPNLPDNHFAKAFDTANIIVTLRFIDPLWRIKRYLNVGSEALLDKSIKTIDDFTYSVIRRRKAEIKETQQSSENNKMKHDLLSRFIELGKDSESDLTDKSLRDVVLNFVIAGRDTTATTLSWAIYMVMTHPHVAEKLYSELKTFEEDQAREEKVSLHPYDTENLELFNRRVAQFAGLLSYDSLGKLYYLHAVITETLRLYPAVPQDPKGILEDDVLPDGTKVKAGGMVTYVPYSMGRMEYNWGPDAASFKPERWLKEGFFQNASPFKFTAFQAGPRICLGKDSAYLQMKMALAILCRFYTFTLVAGHPVQYRMMTILSMAHGLKLTIARR from the exons ATGGAAGATCAAGAAAGTAACATTTTATTAGCTTTTTCTTCCCAAGATGGAGTTTTCATGGTACTCTGCATGGTTTTGTCGTGGATATTCATCCACAGATGGAGCCAGAGGAACAAAAAAGGCCCCAAAACATGGCCTCTCGTCGGAGCAGCGATCGAACAGTTCACCAACTACGACAGAATGCACGATTGGCTCGTCAAGTACCTCTCGGAGTCAAACTCCGTCGTCGTCCCAATGCCATTCACAACTTACACTTACATTGCAGATCCTGCGAATGTAGAACATGTCCTCAAGACCAACTTTGCAAACTACCCTAAG gGTGAAGTGTATCGTTCGTACATGGAAGTACTGCTCGGAGATGGGATCTTCAATGTGGATGGAGAGCTTTGGAGGAAACAGAGAAAGACTGCAAGCTTTGAATTTGCGTCCAAGAATTTGAGGGATTTCAGCACTGTGGTTTTCAGAGATTACAGTCTCAAGCTCCATTCGAGTCTCAGCCGAGCGTCTTTTCAAGGCCAACAAGTCGATATGCAGGTGGAAACACCTTCGTTACAGCGTCTGTATTGTTGTCGTCTTGATAGAGATGGTTTTAATTCGTTGGACGGTATGAGAAATGAATATATGTTCTTTGTGCAGGAACTGCTGATGAGGATGACTTTGGACTCCATCTGCAAGGTGGGATTTGGTGTGGAAATTGGAACTCTGGCTCCCAATCTGCCGGACAATCACTTTGCCAAGGCATTTGACACTGCAAACATCATCGTGACGCTTCGATTTATCGATCCTCTGTGGAGAATAAAGAGATACTTGAATGTGGGATCAGAAGCTTTACTTGACAAGAGCATTAAAACCATTGATGATTTTACATACTCTGTTATTAGAAGAAGGAAAGCAGAGATCAAAGAAACTCAGCAGAGTTCTGAAAACAACAAG ATGAAGCATGATTTACTGTCGAGATTCATCGAGTTAGGCAAAGACTCGGAAAGCGATTTAACTGACAAAAGCCTGAGAGACGTTGTTCTTAACTTTGTAATAGCCGGGCGGGACACAACAGCAACTACTCTCTCATGGGCCATATACATGGTAATGACTCACCCCCATGTAGCTGAGAAGCTCTATTCCGAGCTGAAAACTTTTGAAGAAGATCAGGCAAGAGAAGAGAAGGTTTCGTTGCACCCATATGACACAGAGAACCTTGAATTATTCAATCGAAGAGTTGCGCAATTTGCAGGACTGCTGAGTTACGACTCGCTGGGGAAACTGTATTATTTGCATGCTGTTATTACAGAGACGCTTCGTCTGTACCCTGCAGTCCCTCAG GATCCTAAAGGCATCTTGGAGGATGATGTTCTACCAGATGGAACCAAAGTCAAAGCAGGAGGAATGGTGACTTATGTTCCCTACTCAATGGGTAGAATGGAGTACAATTGGGGACCTGATGCAGCTTCGTTTAAGCCCGAGAGATGGCTCAAAGAGGGTTTCTTCCAAAATGCATCGCCGTTCAAGTTCACCGCATTTCAG GCAGGACCAAGAATTTGCCTAGGGAAGGACTCTGCATACCTCCAAATGAAGATGGCCCTGGCCATTCTGTGCCGATTTTACACCTTCACTTTGGTCGCCGGGCATCCAGTTCAGTACCGGATGATGACAATTCTGTCAATGGCGCACGGCTTGAAGCTTACCATAGCCAGGCGCTAA
- the LOC137737901 gene encoding NAC domain-containing protein 2-like, translating to MEAKRSSDLPPGFRFHPTDEELIVFYLKNQASSRPCPVSIIPEVDIYKFDPWELPEKAEFGESEWYFFTPRDRKYPNGVRPNRATVSGYWKATGTDKAIYSESKYVGVKKALVFYQGRPPKGVKSDWIMHEYRLSDSRKQQANKHLGSMRLDDWVLCRIYKKKHLGKAYLDQKVEEDQKIEMKTPETAKTNEEQVMLKFPRACSITSLLDMDYLGSISQLFSDNNSGYDFQNSMAGAGAGQAQMFQFGETQNYQNTMDSGKFQVTAQNSVFDHLPWFGP from the exons ATGGAGGCAAAACGAAGCTCCGACCTTCCTCCTGGTTTTAGATTCCACCCAACTGATGAGGAGCTCATCGTTTTTTACCTAAAAAACCAAGCCTCCTCAAGGCCCTGCCCTGTGTCCATCATCCCAGAGGTTGATATTTACAAGTTTGACCCGTGGGAGTTACCTG AGAAGGCAGAGTTTGGAGAGAGCGAATGGTACTTCTTCACCCCGAGAGACCGAAAGTACCCGAACGGGGTGCGCCCGAATCGGGCAACCGTATCGGGTTACTGGAAAGCCACGGGAACAGACAAGGCGATTTACAGCGAGTCCAAGTACGTGGGGGTGAAGAAAGCTCTTGTGTTTTACCAGGGCAGGCCGCCAAAGGGGGTCAAGTCGGACTGGATTATGCACGAGTATCGCTTAAGCGACTCGCGAAAACAACAAGCCAACAAGCACCTCGGGTCCATGAGA CTGGATGATTGGGTCCTCTGCAGGATCTACAAAAAAAAGCATCTGGGCAAAGCTTATCTGGATCAAAAAGTGGAAGAAGATCAAAAAATTGAGATGAAAACACCAGAAACGGCGAAAACCAACGAGGAACAAGTGATGTTGAAATTTCCACGGGCCTGTTCGATAACTAGCTTACTGGACATGGACTACTTGGGCTCGATCTCCCAACTTTTTAGTGACAATAATTCTGGATACGATTTTCAGAACAGCATGGCCGGCGCAGGAGCCGGCCAGGCTCAAATGTTTCAGTTCGGGGAAACGCAGAATTACCAAAACACGATGGACTCCGGTAAATTCCAAGTGACGGCTCAGAATAGCGTTTTTGACCACCTACCGTGGTTTGGACCGTAA
- the LOC137738090 gene encoding exocyst complex component SEC15A-like → MESKARRRIPTENGDTGEDLVLATLIGNGDDLGPIVRHAFEMGRPESLLHQLKHVVKKKEVEIEELCKTHYEEFILAVDELRGVLVDAEELKGQLSSDNFKLQEVGSALLIKLEELLESYSIKKNVTEAIKMSKNCVQVLELCVKFNKHISEGQFYPALKTLDLIEKNYLQNIPVRTLRMVIEKRIPIIKLHIEKKVTSQFNEWLVHIRSSAKDIGQTAIGHAASARQKAEEILELQRVVEEQNISGLGDFAYTLDVEEIVEESILKVDLTPLYRAYHIQSCLGIQEQFWEYYYRNRLLQLNSDLQISSAQPFVESYQTFLAQIAGYFIVEDRVLRTAGGLLLAEQVETMWDTALAKMKSLVEEQFSLMNSATHLLLVKDYVTLLGSTLRQYGYEVGPLLETLDKSRKKYHELLSEECRKQIANVIANDTYEQMVLKKDTDYESNVLSFNLQTSDIIPAFPYIAPFSSAVPDTCRIVRSFIKGSVDYLSHGAHTNYYDVVRKYLDKLLIDVLNEVILNTIQSGNIGVSQAMQIAANISVLERACDYFLRHAAQLCRIPIRSVERPQASLTAKVVLKTSRDEAYLALLKFVNTKLDEFMALTENINWTMEEMPQNGNECINEVVIYLDTLMSTAQQILPLDALYKVGSGALEHISNTIVSTFLSDSVKRFNANAVMGINYDLKMLENFADERFHSTGLSEIYKEGSFRGCLIEARQLINLLSSSQPENFMNPVIREKNYNALDYKKVASICEKFKDSADGIFGSLSNRNTKQSARKKSIDTLKKRLKDFN, encoded by the coding sequence ATGGAGTCAAAAGCGAGGAGAAGAATTCCTACAGAGAATGGGGATACTGGTGAGGACTTGGTTCTTGCTACATTGATTGGGAATGGAGATGACCTCGGTCCTATTGTCCGGCATGCATTTGAGATGGGGAGGCCAGAATCACTCCTCCACCAGCTCAAGCATGTTGTAAAAAAGAAGGAAGTCGAAATTGAGGAGCTCTGCAAGACTCATTATGAGGAATTCATTCTTGCAGTTGATGAGCTTCGTGGTGTGTTGGTTGACGCCGAAGAGCTCAAAGGCCAGCTCTCTAGTGATAATTTCAAGTTGCAAGAGGTCGGGAGCGCTTTGCTGATTAAACTCGAGGAGCTTCTTGAATCTTATtcaataaaaaagaatgtgaCGGAAGCTATCAAAATGTCCAAGAACTGTGTACAGGTGTTGGAGCTCTGTGTTAAGTTTAATAAACACATTTCCGAAGGCCAGTTTTACCCGGCATTGAAGACTTTGgatttgattgagaaaaattactTGCAGAATATTCCTGTTAGGACACTAAGAATGGTCATAGAGAAGAGAATTCCGATCATTAAATTGCACATTGAGAAGAAAGTAACCAGTCAATTCAATGAATGGCTGGTTCACATAAGGAGTTCTGCAAAGGATATTGGACAAACCGCAATAGGCCATGCTGCATCTGCCCGTCAGAAGGCTGAGGAAATTCTCGAACTCCAAAGGGTAGTTGAGGAACAGAATATTTCGGGGCTGGGAGATTTCGCATATACTTTAGATGTTGAAGAGATTGTTGAAGAATCTATTTTGAAGGTTGATTTGACTCCTCTATACAGGGCATATCACATCCAAAGTTGCCTTGGAATCCAAGAGCAGTTTTGGGAATATTACTACAGAAATCGATTGCTGCAGCTTAATTCGGACTTGCAGATCTCTTCAGCACAGCCTTTTGTTGAATCCTACCAAACTTTTTTGGCTCAAATTGCTGGATACTTCATAGTGGAGGATCGTGTATTGAGGACTGCTGGGGGCCTGCTGTTAGCCGAGCAAGTTGAAACAATGTGGGACACAGCTTTAGCGAAAATGAAATCTCTGGTAGAGGAACAATTCTCCCTTATGAATTCTGCAACCCATCTTCTTTTGGTAAAGGATTATGTGACTCTTCTTGGCTCTACTCTTAGACAATATGGATATGAAGTGGGACCACTTCTTGAGACGCTTGACAAGAGCCGAAAGAAATACCACGAGCTTCTTTCAGAAGAGTGTCGGAAACAAATCGCAAATGTTATTGCCAATGATACCTATGAGCAGATGGTCTTGAAAAAGGACACTGACTACGAAAGTAATGTCCTGTCATTCAATCTCCAGACATCAGATATAATACCGGCTTTTCCATATATTGCACCATTCTCCTCTGCAGTACCTGATACCTGCCGAATTGTCAGATCATTCATCAAAGGGTCTGTTGATTACTTGTCTCATGGGGCACATACTAATTATTATGATGTTGTGAGGAAGTATCTGGACAAACTCTTGATTGATGTCTTAAATGAGGTGATACTTAATACAATTCAAAGCGGTAACATTGGTGTCTCTCAAGCGATGCAGATTGCTGCAAACATATCGGTACTTGAAAGAGCTTGTGACTATTTTCTTCGTCATGCAGCCCAACTATGTCGGATCCCAATCCGTTCAGTTGAGAGGCCTCAAGCTAGTTTAACTGCTAAGGTGGTTCTAAAGACTTCAAGGGATGAAGCTTATCTTGCTTTGCTGAAGTTTGTAAACACTAAGTTGGATGAGTTCATGGCACTTACAGAGAATATCAATTGGACTATGGAGGAAATGCCACAGAATGGAAATGAGTGTATAAATGAAGTTGTTATTTACCTCGATACTCTTATGTCGACAGCACAACAAATTTTACCTTTGGATGCTTTATACAAGGTCGGAAGTGGGGCTCTCGAACACATTTCTAACACTATAGTGTCGACTTTTCTAAGTGATAGCGTCAAGAGGTTCAATGCTAATGCAGTTATGGGTATCAACTACGATTTGAAGATGTTGGAGAATTTTGCAGACGAGAGGTTTCACAGTACCGGCTTGAGCGAAATTTACAAAGAAGGTAGTTTTAGAGGTTGCTTGATAGAAGCACGACAACTGATAAACCTTTTGTCAAGCAGTCAGCCAGAGAACTTCATGAATCCAGTGATAAGGGAGAAAAACTACAATGCTTTGGATTATAAAAAGGTGGCTAGTATCTGCGAGAAATTCAAGGATTCTGCTGATGGTATTTTTGGGAGCCTTTCAAACAGGAATACCAAGCAAAGTGCTCGTAAGAAATCAATTGATACGCTTAAGAAAAGATTGAAGGACTTCAACTGA
- the LOC137736522 gene encoding methyltransferase FGSG_00040-like gives MREEAQEQDQLAMATAEEQLQQLRSKATELLLREEWQESVQAYSHFITLCQSHISNFPQNPDPDHLPKLRKSLCLALSNRAEARSRLRDFAEALRDCDRALEIERAHFKTLVCKGKILLNLNRYSMALDYFRTAQLDPQANGSSVDLDGYLQKSKKLELMSRTGAFDLSEWVVNGFRGKPLEPAEYIGAVQIKKSEIRGRGLFVTKNIDAGTLVLVTKAVATERGIFPGQDLDENTQLVMWKNFTEKVMHSVAKCSRIRNLISTLSSGEDEDELEVPEINRFKPEAEHNGGYDNENEHDASRMLSILDVNSLVEDAISSKVLGKNNDYYGVGLWVLASFINHSCVPNARRMHIGDYVMVHASRDVKAGEEITFAYFDVLSSLEKRNEGSKTWGFRCNCKRCKFEEKLYSREDLREIEMGLERGMDAGAAVYKLEEGMRRWMVKEREKGYLRASFWEACSQAYDSEKSAKGWARRIPPMETVVDSVVEAVGSDERVLKMVAEKLKRRGGGMVEMERAMKLGRGVYGKVVKKQAMKTLLGLGIL, from the coding sequence ATGAGAGAAGAAGCTCAAGAGCAGGATCAACTGGCAATGGCGACAGCAGAAGAGCAACTGCAGCAGCTCCGGTCCAAAGCCACGGAGCTCCTCCTCCGAGAAGAATGGCAGGAGTCCGTACAAGCATACTCTCACTTCATCACCCTCTGCCAATCCCACATCTCAAATTTCCCTCAAAACCCCGACCCCGATCATCTGCCCAAGCTCCGAAAATCCCTCTGCCTTGCCCTCTCCAACCGGGCCGAAGCGCGATCCAGGCTCCGAGATTTCGCTGAAGCATTGAGGGATTGCGATCGGGCATTGGAAATCGAGAGGGCCCATTTCAAGACTCTTGTCTGCAAAGGCAAGATCTTGCTGAATCTGAACAGGTATTCCATGGCGCTGGACTACTTTCGAACAGCTCAGCTCGACCCGCAGGCTAACGGGAGCTCTGTGGACCTCGATGGGTACTTGCAGAAGTCCAAGAAGCTCGAGCTGATGTCGAGAACTGGAGCCTTTGATCTCTCTGAATGGGTTGTTAACGGGTTTCGTGGGAAGCCTCTGGAACCGGCTGAGTACATTGGTGCAGTGCAGATCAAGAAATCGGAGATTAGAGGGCGTGGACTGTTTGTGACGAAGAACATTGACGCCGGAACTTTGGTGCTGGTCACGAAAGCGGTTGCTACAGAGAGAGGAATTTTTCCTGGTCAAGATTTGGATGAGAATACACAATTGGTCATGTGGAAGAACTTCACTGAAAAAGTGATGCATTCCGTGGCTAAATGTTCGAGAATCCGCAATTTGATTAGTACATTGTCGAGTGGGGAAGATGAGGATGAGCTTGAGGTCCCTGAGATCAATCGCTTTAAGCCCGAGGCGGAGCACAATGGCGGCTACGATAATGAGAATGAGCATGATGCGAGCAGGATGTTGAGCATATTGGATGTCAATTCACTTGTTGAGGATGCAATTTCTTCCAAGGTTTTGGGGAAGAACAACGATTACTACGGTGTTGGGCTGTGGGTGCTGGCTTCATTCATCAACCATTCATGTGTTCCGAATGCAAGACGTATGCATATAGGAGATTATGTAATGGTTCATGCTTCTAGAGATGTCAAGGCCGGGGAGGAGATAACATTTGCATATTTTGATGTGCTTTCGTCGTTGGAAAAGCGCAACGAAGGTAGCAAGACATGGGGTTTTAGATGTAACTGCAAGAGGTGCAAGTTTGAGGAGAAACTGTATTCTAGAGAAGACTTGAGAGAGATTGAGATGGGTCTCGAAAGAGGGATGGATGCCGGCGCAGCAGTTTACAAGCTGGAGGAAGGCATGAGGAGGTGGATGGTGAAGGAAAGGGAGAAAGGGTACTTGAGAGCATCGTTTTGGGAAGCATGCTCTCAGGCTTATGACTCAGAGAAGTCGGCAAAGGGGTGGGCAAGACGCATACCGCCAATGGAGACAGTGGTTGATAGCGTTGTGGAAGCGGTGGGAAGTGACGAGAGGGTGCTGAAGATGGTGGCGGAGAAGTTGAAGAGACGTGGTggaggaatggtggaaatggAGAGAGCTATGAAGTTGGGAAGAGGGGTGTATGGGAAAGTAGTGAAAAAGCAAGCAATGAAGACTCTTCTTGGTTTAGGCATTCTTTAA